ACCCACCCACACCCCCGCCCCGCCTCCGGGTGCGAGACCGTAAATGCCCCCATACCCTCCCAAATGTGCACCCGCCGAGAAGCAGGACGCGACCCAAGCCCCCCACCGGCATAGCCGCGCGCAGCGGACTGCTCCTCGCCGCCGCGCTGCTGGCGCTCGGCGGGTGGGGAGTGGCCGGGGCGACCCCGGCCCACGCCGAAGACCCCGTCACCCTGTCGCAGCAAGGGCAGATCACCGACCGCGTGAACGCCCTCGCCGACCGCCGCCCCGCCGTCACGGCCGCGCTGGACAAGCTCTACGCCGACCACCGCGTCCAGCTCTTCGTCACGTACGTGCACGACTTCTCCGACCGCTCCCCCCAGAGCTGGGCCGACGCGACCGCACAGAAGAACGGCCTCGGCCAGAACGACCTCCTGCTGGCGGTGGCCACCGGCGCCCGGCAGTACGCCTATTCGGCCGACGTGGAGTCCGGTTTCACCGAGGAGCAGCTCGCGGCCGTCGCCCGTACCGCCATCGAGCCCGCCCTGCGCCAGAACGACTGGGCGGGCGCCGCGATCGGCGCGGCGAACGGCTACGACGCGGTGCTCGCCGGCCGGCCCGTCCCCGTGCCCGCCATCACCCCCGGCGCGCCCGACCCCGGCGGCGGCGGGGCCGACGGCCAGAGCGGCGCCGGCGACTTCGTGCTGCCGGTGGTCGCCGTCGGCGCGGCCGGGGCGCTCGGGGTGTACGCGTACAGGCGGCGCAAGCGCGGCAGGGGTACGGCGACCACCCACGCCGGCTGGGACGGGGCGCGGGCCGAGCCGACCCCGCTGCCGGAGCTCGACACCAGGGCGAAGGCCCTGCTGGTGGAGACCGACGACGCCATCCGTACGAGTATCGAGGAACTCGGCTTCGCCTCCGCCCAGTTCGGCGACGCGGCGATCGGGACCTTCACCGAGGCGGTGGCGTACGCCAAGGGCGAGCTGACGCAGGCCTTCCGGCTGCGCCAGCAGCTGGACGACGCCTACCCCGAGGACGACGCCACCCGGCGCCGGATGCTGGACGAGATCGTGGCGCGCTGCACGGAGGCGAACCGGCGGCTCGACGCCGAGTCGGCGGACTTCGACCGGCTGCGGGACCTGGAGAAGAACGCCCCGCAGGCCCTCACCACCGTGGAGGCGCACTTCCGCGCGCTGACCGGGCGTACGGCCACGGCCGAGGCGACCCTGACGGCGCTGACGGGCCGGTACGCGGACTCCGCGTCCGCGCCGGTGGCCTCCAACCCCGAGCAGGCCAAGGACCGGCTGCTGTTCGCGACGACCAACCTCGGCGAGGCGCGGGCGGCGATCGACGGCGGGGACAACGGAAGGGCGGCCGTGCACGTACGGGCCGCCGAGGGGGCGGTGGACCAGGCGGCGACCCTGGTGGACGCGGTCGAGCGGCGGGCGCAGGAGCTGGCGGAGGCGGCCGGGAAGCTGCCGGGCGCCCTCACCGAGACGGAGGCGGACCTCGCCGACGCGCGCGGCCTGCTCACCGGTACGGCGGAGGGCTCCTCCACGGCGGACCTGCGCGGCCGGATCGGCCGGGCGGAGTCCGTACTGGCCGACGTGCGCCAGGAGCAGGCGGCCGGCCGGTACGACCCGATCGACGCCCTGCGGCGGGTCGAGGAGGCGGACGCGGCCCTCGACGAGGCCCTGGCCGGGGCGCGCGAGCAGGAGTCGGGGCGCCAGCGCGCGGCGGGCCTGCTGGACCAGGCCATGCTGTCGGCCCGCAGCGCGATCGGCGCGGCGACGGACTACGTCACCACCAGCCGGGGCGCGGTCGGCAGCCAGGCCCGGACCCGGCTGGCGGAGGCGCAGCGGCACCTGGAGCGGTCGGTGTCCCTGGCCGGGCAGAACCCGGCGGGCGCGCTGGCGGAGGCGCAGCAGGCGGACTCGCTCGCCCGGCAGGCGCAGCAGCTGGCGGAGCAGGACGTACGGGCGTACCAGAACCCGTACGCCGGGCAGCGCGCCGGCGGCGGCCGGGGCGGCGCCGTACTCGGCGGGATCATCCTCGGCGAGATCCTGCGGGGCGGCACGGGCGGCTTCGGCGGAGGCGGCTTCGGCGGAGGCTTCGGCGGCGGGGGCGGCG
The Streptomyces sp. NBC_00091 genome window above contains:
- a CDS encoding TPM domain-containing protein, whose product is MAGATPAHAEDPVTLSQQGQITDRVNALADRRPAVTAALDKLYADHRVQLFVTYVHDFSDRSPQSWADATAQKNGLGQNDLLLAVATGARQYAYSADVESGFTEEQLAAVARTAIEPALRQNDWAGAAIGAANGYDAVLAGRPVPVPAITPGAPDPGGGGADGQSGAGDFVLPVVAVGAAGALGVYAYRRRKRGRGTATTHAGWDGARAEPTPLPELDTRAKALLVETDDAIRTSIEELGFASAQFGDAAIGTFTEAVAYAKGELTQAFRLRQQLDDAYPEDDATRRRMLDEIVARCTEANRRLDAESADFDRLRDLEKNAPQALTTVEAHFRALTGRTATAEATLTALTGRYADSASAPVASNPEQAKDRLLFATTNLGEARAAIDGGDNGRAAVHVRAAEGAVDQAATLVDAVERRAQELAEAAGKLPGALTETEADLADARGLLTGTAEGSSTADLRGRIGRAESVLADVRQEQAAGRYDPIDALRRVEEADAALDEALAGAREQESGRQRAAGLLDQAMLSARSAIGAATDYVTTSRGAVGSQARTRLAEAQRHLERSVSLAGQNPAGALAEAQQADSLARQAQQLAEQDVRAYQNPYAGQRAGGGRGGAVLGGIILGEILRGGTGGFGGGGFGGGFGGGGGAGGGRGPGSYGGGGTRGRMGGGGRF